In the genome of Vespa crabro chromosome 1, iyVesCrab1.2, whole genome shotgun sequence, the window cTTCTCGAGTATTTATTTCATGTTTCTCAATTGCTTGAAATGGTGTAATTTCCCCAGTCTTAACTTGATCTTGTAATGACTTAtcatcactattactattaataatagctATTCTAATATTATCTTGAAATTTGGATTGACCTGAATGTAAATCagataattcttttaatttttttgatgCTTCTTGAAAAATACTTTCTTCACTTCTCACTgatataatctataaaaataaaataaaaatactttaatGTTTCAAAAACAACGTACGCTTAATTACATGATTATCACAAAATTATGAATTCAAATATGAtacgtataaatttttatgtgatataaataactaattgaatatagatatgtatatatataaacgtaagtATAAagtattgaatataataaaaattaaaaacgtttaatttataatttattaaatgataaatttaaccTTAGCCGATGAATTAACATCCAAGTCTTGTGTAGTTTCATTCTGCATTTCCTTTTCATTaagtttttttattagtacGTGACAATTTTCCATAGTTCAGTGCATAGGAACAATAGATTCTAATGGAATAAATAGTAAAGAAAAgcctataattttttttttttaatactatttcAAAATTTGAAGTAAATCGTAGTAGTAGGGACtcgtatgaaattttttatatatatatatatatataatatatatatataacggtcatgtaaatatacatacatatataaatataaatacaactGCACTTTgtatttttgcttttatattaatattcctaAGAATATTCTCAAAAAGTACAGTAAATGCGATGTGGCTgtcacaatttaaaaaattcgctTACATGTTCGTTTAAGATAGTTCATTGTTCCTAGTTTTACAAAGGTTTAGATCAACGATAAGAACATGCGTAATTCTTAACTGATTTTGATAAACAAGATATCATTCTAAAGATAAATGTTTAATCTAAGATTCTGCTTTtacgaatttttgaaaaagctttattttctttgaaaaaaatcatgttaagaaatgatatttttttcgagaataatttattcacGAATATAAAgctgtttaaaaaattataaaaagcgGAATCTTAGATTAAACCTTTGTCtttaaaataagatatttttcattaagacTGGCCAAGAATTGCCATGTTCTCATTGTTTCTGTAAATGTtgttttcgacatttttcgcaaaaaaaaaaaaaattttgtatagtGGCGCCCCTCGAAATCTGcggtaaaagagaagaagctcGTATCTCAGTACTGATTTTCATATACACGTTTGAACGGTGTATGCTTAGTTTCAGTGAAGTAAACAATCTATTgcattttctattctatattttaatatatttcaaatgcaAAGAAATAGACTTCACGGTGTTCGTTCATGTCAATGAATTTGAGTTtctaaaatattgttaaattttgaaaaaatttataatttcttttggattttatcgattaaaaatatagaaattctACAATTTATGGCGTATTAGCAAACGTCTACATTCATAATTCAAGAGTCGCGTAGATCTCAAGACTGGGAaagatttcattgtttttttttttgtttttttcttaattatatcgatgtaaataaaaataatcaactaatttattttttttctcatttgatagtttaataataatagtattactatcagatcttttatatttatttcctcctTTCATAGTTGACTTGAGTTCCTCGGTGTTCTGTGTTAGCTAGAACAGAGTAGCGGTATAATTTAGTCTAATGACaaatgcatataaaatatatacgttcgtcgattattttttcaacaattataattagtaaatatatacttatatattatataccatttttatgaagatcaagtTCCATATTATCTACGAGATCTTTCTCCTagcgttattttttttttttataatttcttccgTAATTGGAAGTccactttatattattactattattactattattattattacaataatatataatataataatataatcggtatatatatatatatatgtatatactaattatttttaaacgaaacaTTCCATAAAATCttgtcaattatatttattattttgtatgtatttgaaataaatgcgTACTGACACCTTGATCACTGCAAGACCAACATtactaacaaaaattatatacatataaaaatggcGTTTTCGAAACCGAaggaaatgatattaaatttcgCAAGTGTATATTTCCAATACCTTTATAGTAATCCGGTTAAAACAAAAGCAATTGCCAGGtaattttatgtatgtatacatatatatatatatatatatatgtatgtgtgtgtgtacatatatacacatatgttgCAAAGTATGGTTATATTTTAGTTTTATGTtgtacaaaaatttttataaaaatattcttttgtagctgcattattaatgttttggGAAACTTAGTACACCAGAAGTTAACTGGCGGGAAATCTATAGATGAAGATAGACTTATTGCATTTGGTCTTTTTgggtaatttatatataattaatattatatatatatactatatatatatatatatatatttatatataatatatatagtatatatataaaatatatatatatatatttcacatttttttaaatatctaagacatatataataatatgttacAGATTGTTATTAGGAGGTTCTGTACcacattacttttatttatacacacatTCCTTGAGAAAATATCCATTGACTTTGCTTTTGATAGAAAGATTGGTTTATACACCTTGCTTCCAAGCATTAACGTTATACATACTTGCTCGATTAGAGGTAAATTTGATTGACTGATGAACATAATTTCTGaagaatgattttaatatataatattattattaccaggGTAAATCTCACAAAGCCTCTAAAGAACAATTACAAAAGCTTTACTGGCCCGTTCTTCTAGCTAATCTCAAATATTTAactatatttcaatttatcaaTGTAAAATATGTTCCTTCAGTGGTACgtacataaaatttttaatttaatatttttttatgctatactttaataatctttttttatttctttttttatttaattttagttACGCAcattaatattagatataatcAGTTTTATATGGTCAATTTATCTCACTAATGAATGCAAAAAATCAACTATTACTGAtaagaaatcaaagaaataatatcttaacataatgttatcgattttaaatggtacgtattaaaaaaaatgaaataaacgaaataaaagtgacacatacacacacacatatatatataggtttatatgaattatataataaaaatataaagattgtttaaattaatatttgggatgtatttcatgaaatatattgtataaagtTGTTTGCAAATAAATGTGGTTATTGGTGTAATTAATAAACAGCTCCAATGTTCAAGCTTTGATTTAATCACACAACAACAATACAGAATATGTTACAGGAATGATCAGGTATTatcagacacacacacacagatatatatacatatatatatatatctgttttttttaatgataataacagttGATCAGTTAGATTGTAAACAGCAAATATTGCTGTCAAAAGCTAGTGGTGTACTTTAGGATAACGAGAGAAATTTGAacctatctatttttattttgattcttAAAGGAAGCATATGTTCATAATAAGTAGAAAAGTTTTAATGGTATATAATTAACTAAATATGAGATCCAAATTAAGCAACAAAAAATGGTATAggtaaaaagatattaaatatgaaatacttTAAAGgcttaaaagaataaagaatagataatataaatatatatagtaatggTCACCACTGCAATTgacaaatatatttgataagttGTATCAGTCATTACAATGAACTAATGTTATTTAGGACTGTGTAAAGTACTTTTTATAACTGTtttcagaaaaaaatgttGTAGAACACAAATCAATTTTTTGTACTATTTACCACATtagatttgaaaaagaaaatttctgtATAAAACTGTGGTAGaactatagatataataattagaaagagatcttaaatattttatatgtttataatagtacTTTATTCAGCCCTAACATTATACAGGTCTcttctatttataaataatgtagaTTTTCCAAACATGTTTTTTTCAaccttatatatacatctttaAGACTTAACTCTTGAATAAATAAGACTAGAGTCTAGTTATGTCTTTTGGTACGCTGCCCGGTCTTATGACCAAATAACATTTAtgacttatttatatataggtaaGTGGAGTATTGCAAACAAATATTCATTGCTATAATTCCCTCTGTACTTTGTCGAATATTTACCATGGACaaagcattatatatatatatatttatatatatatatatatatatatatataaaatttaataattaaatattatttaatgcaaaaatatatataaataataaataaataaataaataataaattaataaataataaatatataaataaataaataagtgaatactattatatatttataaaaagtaatttatacTGAATACAATAGAACTGAAATAATCTTCCTAAAGAATAGGCACATCTATTTATACAAGTAATGGCAGGAAAACATTGCACAGGAAAAGTGACTTAcgatcatttttcaaataagTTGAACTTTAAGAACATTATTTCTCACTAGAAACACATAAAATTTGACTAGCATGTGTTTGTATAACAAACAACTTTACACAATCAAGTAATTACTAAAATGTACATACGTAGTATTATCAGTTAAAATGGAgaatcgtttgtttttttctttagaaataataaatattaaattattatataaatcctTAGAGTAAAGATGTTCAGTATCAATGATATAATCTCCTATTCTTATATTGCTTATACAATGTTAAAGTTTATGGTGTTAGGACACacatcgtttcttttcttttctttttcttttttttttcttttttttttagaaagattCCATTAGTTCAAATCTAAAGGATGTAACTTaaacacttttctttttttataaaagtccCATAAGTTACacatattaccattattattaaaatatcatcttTCCAAACGTTATTTGATACGTTTTcgagaataaattataataaaataaatattatattaacttaATTTTAGTTTACTATACAAAGTGCTTTATAGTATTGTTCTTCCAAAATGCATGCATCGTATCGACTACAAATATGATctataatctcttttttttggaaaGAGGATCGGTTATCCGGAAGgggaataatactaatatactTAAGTTCATAATATTTAAGAGATGAGAGCAACCATCGATGAGTATTATCGAGTTAGAAGATTTAAAGGAGAGCAAATTTGTTCGTAAAGAATTTATGAAGAATTAAAACTAATATCTATCAAATTTGGaatgaaatatgtaataaactATAGATAATCTCTTAGGTATGTGCtattataaacaaacaaatgaaCTTATTCCAAATTTGATATAATAGAAAGGAACATCATGTTCTCTTTTAAGGACAATTCGATTAATACGTTTCAACGTGTGTAAGATGGACTTCGACTCGGAGAGCAGCTTGATCGATGACTCTGACTCGACCAGTTACTGTGTCTACTGCTCTCTGAACTACTTGGTGATGAAGGCGGCGTTGGAGTTGGTCGATGATATGGAATCGGTCGTTTCCTGGCACTAAAATTAATGAGTGTAAGTATCATGATAAAAAAGAGGTCGTATATAgctccaatatgaattctgaatgaaattgaattatatttattatatatatagatatatatatcaattgttatatcataaaaatgttcacgataaattatatctaatggtcaattaatataaaagaaatatcattgaatagttcttgataatatatcgtattaatacatattactTTGTTAACGTAGTCAGATATATatgtttcaatatttaatcgtaattattatttcaatcaaaTTGTTTTTTGCGAGCATGCTTATGAAACGACGTCATGCAAATTGCAAAAGTGAAtcatgcaaaagaaaaatgtgttACTTACCTTGcaaaaattataactatatatatatatatattttttttttctacttataAACACAGTGAAAATATAATTGGACTAAAAAGAAGCTCTTAGactaaaataaatgaatattttatttttatgtgatcgactttaaaataaaataaaaagaatcaaattctactgtaaatatttaaatttacaataacttATAAGAAAATACACACATGCTACATCTACATAACATTTATAAGTCAATAATgagtatatatagatatatataaagaaaaattaacgaaattatgataatttagtttaaaaaaaaaaaaaatttatatatgcgaATACTGGGACACTTTGTTGATTTAGTCTAACTTCGTTCGACAATAGACATTGTATGAATGAGGAGACAAAATGTGCTCGACATCAAAACTATTTAAATTCATAGAGAAACAACTCCATTTACACTTATTTTAAAAGCggtattaaataaacaattcaatatatttttgttttgcatTATAATCAAGTTAAGCTATGCGAAttctcaaatatatatatatcattattatactgTTCCAATAATTGTGAACTCTGAATGAAATCACATAATAAGTTTTTTTCtgtcgtaaagaaaaaagactaatatgaaattattgcTATGTCAACTGTGTAGTAAAGTAACAAATGTCTGAGTGTAGCCATAGTTTTATCTTCTATGCCTGCCCCTCGATCTGTCCCTGTTTGACATAACAAACACAAAATAGTATTAGAGAATTACCTAATGtataataacttaataaaaatatttataagagagagaaagagagagagaaagagagagagagagagagagagagagagagagagagagagaaagagagaaagaagagattaGCAAAGAATTGTAGACAAAAATTTTGCTTTTATTCCCTTGACATATTTTCaggatttctattttatttatcaaatacaATATTTGCTAATGAATACAATGTagtaaaatgttttaaaagaaatttcgaatTCAAAAGACTgagataatgataaaacgGAGGggtaggaaaaaaataaaaaataaaaaataaaaaataaaaataaaaataaataaaataaaatctaaataataaGCAATATACTCTACAAGAATTGATGAAAAGGGATATTACAGATTTACCTTGGTGCATTTCGTGTGTAAACATATTgctataataaaagaatttttctaattacacGATTTACCTTGTAATACGACGTCTATCAAGAAAACTAGGCGAACCATGACGACGTGGTATAGACGGTGAACGGGATCTACTAGAACCCGAACTGCTGGAAGTTGAGCGCGAGGATCTACTAGAAACGCTGCTGGTTGATCGTGTAGAACTTGAAAAACTGCGACGACTATGCCTTGCCGAACTAAacataatttgtttatatcaattacacacacacacacacagatacacatacacacacgctcacgcacacgcacacgcacaagcacacacacataggCACATCAGACAATACAAAAAAGTATGTCAATGTAAATATTGAAAGATCCATACCTGACAGAAGAACGAGAagtacttctacttctacttcgtttttctttctctcttgacaTCCTAGAGGCTGATCTAGATCGActtcttgatttttttgatAACGAACGACTCCTGCATTTCTTTGAGGCTGAACGACTTCTCGATTTTTTGGACAAAGAACGACTTCTTGATTTTTTAGTTACCGAACAACTTCTAGATTCCTTCGACAGAGATCTACTTCTGgattttttcgataaagaaCAACTTCTAGATCTTTTTGACAACGATATGCTTCTACTTCTAGATCTTGACTTTCCAGGGGATTGAGAAGGTGACTTCTTTGATCTTGACGCGGATCTCGATGGAGAGTGTTTCGATCCAGAGGAAGATCTTGACCTTGATATTCTTTTCGAATGTGCTTGAAGAGAATTCGGTGATTTCTTTGATCTAGACCCAGATCTCGATGGCCTATGCTTTGGAGATACTGATTTTTTGCTACGAGCACGCGAACGCGATCTATTTCTGGATAAAGATCTTGAACGATGTCTCGGTGATTTGGAAGACTTCTTTTCCAAAGATAATGACCTTGTGTATGATCTTGACGGGGATCTGGAATATGATTTCTCTCTTAAAGAATGTTTCCTAGGTATTggagaatttcttttcgatgTACTTGGAGATCGAGATCTTGTATCGGATTTGTTAATAGTGTCACTTGGTAAAGATGGTGGTGACTCACTTGGAGAtcttaactttattataacaTCTTTGTGAGAAGTCGTGATAGGTGGTGAATGCGTCAAAGAATTACTTTTTGGAGAAGGTTTCTGGACAATTATTGGAGAACTCCTTTTAGAATTACTAGGACCCGAAGAGAactgttttgttgttattgttgttgttgttgttgttgttgctgttgctgttgttggtgttgttattattgttgttataatcgcCGACATAACAGGTGACTTTGGACTAGTTTTATCCAATAGTGTTTGCGACAAGAGAGGTGGTGATTCACTAGGCGATCGAATTTTTATAGCAGCTTCTTCACGAGTCAATGGTAATGCTGGTGAAGGTGATCGACTGGAAACTGGTGACTGTACAGGAAGTAACCGCACAggtgatattaatttttctttggaagaagaagaatttgtTGGGTCTTCCGTTAGTTTTGGTGGTTCCACCGGTAATGCTATATCGAAAAccgattcttctttcttttctaatttaacTTTTACAGGACTTATCACCTTTTTCCCTAATGTTTCTCTAGCCTTCGCAGCTAATCCACTTTGCAATCGTTTCAACGTGTTCAATTCCTTAATTTTTTCCTCATCTTCTTGTTTTGGTTCATCGTCCGCTATATCACCCTCATCTTCACTAGAAGATCTCAAACTTACTCGCGGTGTAatcatttgtatttttctacCTTTCGATATTGATCGAGATTTTTGTCTAACAACATCCCgatctcttttttgttctcgctttttcttatcttctaaTATATCCTTATAACGTTCCGGGTTTTTCCGTACTGGTGAATAACTCAAAGACGATCGTCTAGATCTACTCTTGGATCTAGTACGGCTTCTACGACGTTCCTGCGATttatctctcctttcttttggTCTTCTTGGAGATCTAGATCTTTTACGAGAATCTGATCTCCTACGTCTATGTATAGGAGAAAGTCTACGTCTTGATCCATAACGATCATATCTCGAACGACTTCTACTTCttgaaatagaaaatctaTTGTAACGTCGCGGTGACCTTgaaatccttcttcttctcggaGAAGATGTTACGCGTCGTGATCTCGAATATCTTCTTGGAGATCTTCCTCTGTCTGCTCTACCTCTGGATGGAGATCTATGACGTCTAGGTGGTGGGGTTTTATGTGTAATCGGTGGTGACTTGTCccttttatctataataatagttttctTTGTGGctgattcctttttctttataggtGGTGTTTCATTGCGAGATGATCTTTCTACTGCTTTTTTTGGAGATCTATTTACTCGATATTCTTTTGTAACATTTTCACCGTCATCAAACGTATTCTTCTCTGCAACAACTTTATcatatttcgttcttttctttggcCTCTCTGGAGaactaaaatatatttcaagtaACATAATAAACTCTATGAAATGCGTGaaagaaattgattaaaatattaataaaaattatttcatttacttGTCTGTAGAGCTATCCGTTGATTGATGTTTCCTCTTTAGCgctgcttttttcttctataagaaaataaattttatattaatgaaaattattaaagtaacTATCTTACATCAATCATGCAAACTGCTCATTCTTTGGAATCTGCTTATTCCTATTatgtctttaatattttttctttatcattgacttaatgttattctctttcctaggtttttttttcttttttttacttttaatagaCTAACTTggaacatcgataataatacattaacgATACTGAATCAAAAGCTAATAATAGCTTAAACGAAAATTaacatacacaaatatatatatatatatatatgcacacatatatctcttataacaagagtagttGTTCAAGAATAAGCAATTTCCTAAACTAAATTATTGCATAATAAGATAGTGCTTGTTACAAAACGAATATGTGAAATATACAACAATCATAAAAATTCGTACAGATtcgtacaaataataaatttgtaatacgtataatacacGAGTAGCGGCATATCTGGTACTCACTTAGGGAATGTATCCTGTCAAATGGCGCTGATAATTACAAACATACCGAGATTTATACTTAGAAATAATGACTGTTAACTTGAAAAATCAGATAAAATgttaagataattaaatagagcgaatttcgtatattttctttcgaaaataaatataaacataaagatGTGGATAGTTTAATGTGAATTCGCAACTAATTCAATATAACAAACTAAAATGTTGCATGCTGTGGCATTACATGCTTCACCTTTCTGCGTTTGCTCGTTTATCGTGTATCCGTATTCATGCGTGCGTTATAGAAAAAGAGCAGGGGAAATTTTGCacatactatttttttttttggttttttttttttttgtttttaacgttaCAACATAATTTCTTACctcagatttttcttttccttcaactttgtttttcttttttttcttctttttcttcttttttgattcAGCTTCAGACGAACTAAGGAacacaatattaaatatttttttcattattacaaattcccatgtgaaaatttatattttgtttaatataaatgagaaatattataaatttaatcttgtatataataattaccagCTCTCTTCAGTATCATCGCTGGATTCACTGTCAGAAGAACTGGCCTCTACCTTCTTGtgctttttctcctttttctttttcttagctttttctttcttcttggaCGTCCTTGGAGATTCGGACCTATGAAATTCGTATTGCATTAGACTAAAGATTCTCCAAAGATAATtgttatgaatttttaaaaatgatatttatatttattaattcttgcAGTGGGCGTCTTCCTGTCGACAAGTGCATACCTTGTGCTGACAATAAAGAAAGCCtttgtagtatatatatacttgtgtgTCAAACGAGTATTTCATTTTAACTGCATAAGCTATCTCACGCTTAATGCTTTTAACCATATGTAACAGCGAATAGCtttgttttaataatcgaGAGAACAATTGCCAATAAAATTTCACACAGAAAATTCTTTGAGTATTGAGTTATAGTcccaaattgaaaaataaaatcgaacttACGTAACTTTGGTAGTGCagtgtataataatatctttcataaattatttcagCAAAGATTAATATATCACTGCAATTCCAagtgaaaaacaaataaaagacgTAAAACAACGATAAATGCACAGGTGAAAGTCACAATGTTCCGGCTATAGCTAACGAATTGACTACATaagtatcttttttctttttttttttttttttttttgtattttttattttgaaagatttAGTTTTTTCATTGCTTcttttaaaacatttaaaaaaagctataaataattacaaatttgaaattcttctcctctttataGAAAACTAAATCTTTCAAAAAGTTACAAAAGACAAGTATACAAAGTATGAGGAGTATTGATATAATATGGGATTAGCATTACCTTGATAACCATCGATAGGGACGGACTTgtcagaaaaaaatagagagatgaCATTAACAACAAGCTTtatcgataacaacaacaaagatAGAAATGCATGAATGTACGCAACATAATGTGCGTTATATTAAACCTGTGCTTAGTGTTGTACGCCAGGTAAATGTTTGCCAATGATATttgaatgatattattttgatcATCATTAATTGAGATCAATGAACGATAAGAgaagatattgttattgattggAAAacatgaataaagaaaatgcaaCAAACATTTACCTCTAAGAAAAATTGcaataaatggaaatattaataatagttaatCGCGCCTACATTTATAAAGGACCTAAATactcaatgaaaatataataaatttaacaatttatttcgCGGTAAACGGCATATtatctattgaaatatttttttttcttttcttttctttgcttttttttttttttttggttctgTAAATGTACGCGACGTCCATACTTACCTACTAAGCCTACTAGATAGGCATTCAGTCCTCCTTAGTTCTGTTTGAAACAGAGAAAGTTGTATGGGGCATGAAATAGTAGGCGAGTAATGATTCAGTATCCGATAAGTAGACGTGTAATAAGCAAATGAACGAGTGGAATTgcgataaatgaataattaattaaggaAAAATGGGGAACTACAGGAAGATGGATTGTGCAGTCTTGGAGCCTCGACTCGTATATGCCATCGCGTTGATATTACAAAGATCAAaagctttttttatatttttcgttacGATTAATTAACGA includes:
- the LOC124422937 gene encoding peroxisomal membrane protein 2, with protein sequence MAFSKPKEMILNFASVYFQYLYSNPVKTKAIASCIINVLGNLVHQKLTGGKSIDEDRLIAFGLFGLLLGGSVPHYFYLYTHSLRKYPLTLLLIERLVYTPCFQALTLYILARLEGKSHKASKEQLQKLYWPVLLANLKYLTIFQFINVKYVPSVLRTLILDIISFIWSIYLTNECKKSTITDKKSKK